Genomic window (Magnolia sinica isolate HGM2019 chromosome 6, MsV1, whole genome shotgun sequence):
CACTTGCAGCTTCTGCGTGACCACAAAGCAATGGTAGAAACGTGATTAAGACCAGACCCATTGCATTCGAATCGGCATTTCACTTAAAAATACTATACAGCATCTGCACGGACCAATTTCCACTTCCCTTGCAATGTGCTGCGGGTGCTCCCAATTCAAGCCAAGCTGTCTGATCAACCCTCACAATGGAGATCCTTCCACATGGTAACTCCCCATTTTCATCCGTTGACTTAGAGCTCAGACCCTATATTTGCATTCAGACATCACCCATTTATCTTTCCTGAAGCTGGCTTTATAGAAGGAAATAACAAGGTTGCAGTTGCTTCTTAGGCTTTTACATGTCTTGCTGTATCTTAGAAGATTGCTGCTGGTTTTGGTCAGAATATCTCGTCGCTTGAGCTGCATTCTTCAATATCACCACAGGACTGATGCCTTTGAGAAACCATAACCAAGGAAGATTGCTATAGCCAAACAAACAGAAACTGTTAGCTTGAGAGACTAGCCAAACCACAATCAATGGATGAGACAGTTGTCTAAAATCAGAAGTGCAGACCTGAACCGAAAACCAATCTCTCCATCTTCCGTGGCCGATTTTAGGATTCCTACTTGGTGTGCCGAGAGTCCTAAATATCTGCAatcatgtagaaattagatgaacaTACGGAGCCAATGTGGCAAAGATTAGAGATGAACAAAAAATTTGATGGACTAGAGATTACCTTATCGACCTGGTCGAATTCAGTTTTCCCATTGAATAATGGTTCCTTTGCAGTTGTTGAATTTTCTTTACTCCTAATATAAGTTCAAGTGCCCTGTGAAGAAACAAGTAGAGCAGAACTGCAGTGAGTTGCTAAGAAAGCACAATATTTTATAGAAATGACAACTAAAAAGTAAACAAACACCGATACCATTAAATTCTGTGGAATTTCATACTTACACTGAGTAGGGTGGAATTCAGAAGACGTTACCACATCCGCAAGTAGAAGAAAACATGTAATTCATCAAACAGACGTATCAAGAACCTGTAGCAAGCATCGGACAAACACCAAGAGCTACTCCTTGACTAGCAACAGAAAAGGCCCCCACAAAGCCTGCACACGTGGTGACAACACATCATCAGAGAGAGAGTACATCTAAGACACTAAACACAATAATTGAGAAGCTCACATACCATGATACCACCAAGCATAAACCAGATCTTCTAA
Coding sequences:
- the LOC131248700 gene encoding uncharacterized protein LOC131248700 isoform X1 yields the protein MGDGCADGGMGVHFLYVVSLLSSYLDFVFYGGSCGFLVGIVTCQLLVLQKIMLDLCFLEDLVYAWWYHGFVGAFSVASQGVALGVCPMLATGVKKIQQLQRNHYSMGKLNSTRSIRYLGLSAHQVGILKSATEDGEIGFRFSNLPWLWFLKGISPVVILKNAAQATRYSDQNQQQSSKIQQDM
- the LOC131248700 gene encoding uncharacterized protein LOC131248700 isoform X2; this encodes MGDGCADGGMGVHFLYVVSLLSSYLDFVFYGGSCGFLVGIVTCQLLVLQKIMLDLCFLEDLVYAWWYHGFVGAFSVASQGVALGVCPMLATGVKKIQQLQRNHYSMGKLNSTRSIRYLGLSAHQVGILKSATEDGEIGFRFRHQSCGDIEECSSSDEIF
- the LOC131248700 gene encoding uncharacterized protein LOC131248700 isoform X3; amino-acid sequence: MGDGCADGGMGVHFLYVKIMLDLCFLEDLVYAWWYHGFVGAFSVASQGVALGVCPMLATGVKKIQQLQRNHYSMGKLNSTRSIRYLGLSAHQVGILKSATEDGEIGFRFSNLPWLWFLKGISPVVILKNAAQATRYSDQNQQQSSKIQQDM
- the LOC131248700 gene encoding uncharacterized protein LOC131248700 isoform X4 produces the protein MGDGCADGGMGVHFLYKIMLDLCFLEDLVYAWWYHGFVGAFSVASQGVALGVCPMLATGVKKIQQLQRNHYSMGKLNSTRSIRYLGLSAHQVGILKSATEDGEIGFRFSNLPWLWFLKGISPVVILKNAAQATRYSDQNQQQSSKIQQDM